GATGTCCTGTCAGTTGAGACGGGGAAGTCAGTAGTCAGTTGGAATAGGAAGTCAGGTTTTGCCACTGATGTCACATGGTCCAGAGACTCCCGACTAGAGGCACCCACTTGGCAGTCGGACGCACAGGTCTGGAGTTCAGGGGAGGCTTCCAGGTTGCAGACAGCCAGAGACAGTGGCCGGCATGTGCACTGCGGTATAGCCGGGCATTAGTTTCCAGAGGGGCCGTCGTTAGGttgtggaggcaggaaggggaagaaggagattCGAATCTCTTCTGGGAGCCTGGTTGGTGGTGGTGGACGTCACAAAGGCAGACGAAAAAGCAGAGTAGCTGTGGGGGGCGTGCCCGTGTGGGATACAGGTGAGGAGTCTGAAGGCTTCCGAGGGGTCAGGGGTGTGCAGTAGGTGTTGAAGCATCTCCACGAAGGAGGTCAGGTGTTAGTAAGCTCAGGCCAGGGCGCATGATCTTTCCATGGAGTCCTCAGTGTTTGGTGGTGACTTTGGGTCAGGCCTGTGTTGCTTCGTTGAGGCTGATAGACCTGGTGGGTTAGTTGAGGTTAAAACGAAGCAGCCAGGAGCATTGCTGGGCCTTGGGTGCGGAGTTCAGTGTCGCTGGACTTCACATGCGGGTCAGGTAAAGGCAGGCTGTGACTGCTTGTAGGACAGCAGGGTAGTGATGATGCAGCAGAGGGCTGGGAGTCTGTGAGGTGCTCACGTTAGGTTTGGGAGGGGGAGTATGACACGGGTGGCACGTGGGGAGAACCACAAAAGGACCCTGGCACCGGGGAACTTGGGTTTCTGGGGCAGGACGGGGCAAAATAGGATGCTGATTCCACTTGCACACTTCTGCCTGGATTCTATGTGCAACAGCGGTGTGTTGGGAAGGCACAGAAATTACCCACAGAGTGGGCTGCGGTCTCAGTAACCAAGTTGCAGAAGTGGAGGGACCAGATATGGAGAGAGGTTCAGACCAAGAATGATgggcaggtgaggaggaggaggggcgctTATGTGGGAGAGGTAAGTTCAAGTTGTGTTGGCCGGGACGTAGGATCTGGGGGACCTCAGCATAATTTACtgctgaaagagacagagagccccCACTGCGCGCCCAGAGCCTGGGCGGGGCTTTCCTGCACCCTCCTCGCTTGTGTTTTTCTGGACACAGCAATCAGTGGCAGTGAGGAGAAGGGAAGCGCCAGTGCCACCAGACCCTGTATCTCCTCCACACTGGGAAGTCGGGGTGGAGGACAAGGGCAAGGAGGGGATGGAAGGAGGTGGCGGTATGAACATTCCGGAAAGAGAAGCTGCACATCGATTGAAGCCTCCCTGTTTTGGCAGGGGTTTGTGGTTTTTACAGACGTGGCCGTGCGCTTCTCCCAGGAGGAGTGGGGGCTCCTCGATGAGGCTCAGAGACGCCTGTACCACAGTGTGATGCTGGAGACCTTTGCACTTTTGTCATCACTAGGTAAGGCCCTCACACCCACTCCAGCGTCCAGGGCTTAGCTCCGGCTTTCCCCTTCCCTCGGGGTCAGGAGCTCTGACTTTCCCACAACCACAGGTTTAAGGGGGCCAGGTCCGGGCTGCGTGCACCTCTGCTCCAAGCTTGTCTGAGAAATCCCAGTGGCCTTGCTTGTCCCTGGTCAGGTTATTCTGTTCAGAAGCACGGAGCCTCTGTACTCAAGGCCTTCCCCTCCTTGCTGACGTTTCTTAGGGGCACCCCTGTGTTGGAACTTCCAGCCACCAACGTGCTCTCTACTCGTAGAGACCGCTGGTTCTGTGAGACCCTCCTCTGAGGTTCTTTTGGTTTTAGAATGTGGGATGTCATGTGTTGGATCACTGACTCTGGGGGTCGTGCAGTCTACTCTGTCTTCCTGTGTTTCATCTAGGGTGGCCCGTTCCAGGTCCCATGTAAGTGCTCATCTTGAAGAGGTGGAGGGGCCTTAGTGCCTGACAGCATGGACCTTACTCCATCACCAGCTACAGGAAATGGCCCTGGGGCTGCAGAGTTGGGAATGGGTGTGTTGTCACAGCTGGCTTTACCATCGTGTGATGCCAGGGAGCGTGGTCATACCTTATTTCTACCTGTTTTTTCCTGTCATCATTTCTAACCTTGCACTTCCCAGCTCCCCCACTTTTGTGGCTTCCCTCCATTATCCTTTCACTTCTGCTCCCTTTGCAGTACACTTGACATATGACCTACCCTTGAGGTATTGTGATGGCTGCACCTATCTTTAAATAGTCTCTAAACACCAGCTGCTGTGTTGCAAGCACACATTTCTAGGTGTGAACTCAGTCTTCTACCCAGTGCTCACCAGTCACCGGCAGCCGTGGCCTTGTTGAAAGTCATTTGCAGAGGGAGAGTTAGGGAGTCCACCTCTCCTCCCTGAACTCACCCCGCCCTGGTATCCTTCCCCAGAGGCAGGGCTGTCCCATCATGGGCGCCGGCCAGGGTGAGCTCTGCACAGAAGGCCTTCCTTTCACCGTCTCAAGTTCCCCTGGCCCGTGAGCAGTCCCCTGGCCTCATCCATGGGCGTGTCCAACACACATTCCCGAGGAGGCTGCCTCGTCCCAACAAGGTCAGCGTGCAGTTGACCAGCATTTCTCTGTTTACAGGTTGCTGGCATGGAGCCCGGGATGAGGAGGCCCCTTCAGGGCACAGTGTTTCTGTAGGAGCATCACAGGTCAGGACTCCAAAGCCAGGCCCGTCCGTCCAGGAGGCCCAGCCCTGTGAGACGTGTAGCTCACTCTTGAAAGACCTTTTGCGCTTGGCTGAACAGGACGGTATACACCCCGAGCAAGGCCTGTACGCCTGTGGGGGAGAGTGTTGCCAGCACCAAAAGCATCAGATTAGAGCGGAACTTTCCAGGAGTGACGAAGGGAGGTCTTCATTTGTGAAGAACTGCAGAGGTCACATGGCAGAGACGACCTTTATGTGCAGTGAAGATGGGAAGGACTTCCCAGCCAGCTCAGGCCTTCTCCAACAGCAGGTTCCTCAGCTTGTTGGACGGCCACACTGGGGCACAGCTGGTGGAGAGGACTTTCAAAATGAACAGAATTATTATAAATGTACTCAGTGTGGGAAAATCTTCAGTCATAAACATATACTTGTTGACCATGAGAAAATCCACACTGGAGAAAAGCGTCATGAGTACAGAGAGTGTGGGAAGGCCTTCCTTAGAAAGTCCCACCTCCATCAGCACCAGAAAGGCCACGATGAAGGTCAGTTTTATGAGAACCCAAAATGTGGAGGATGTCTTACACGGATACCTGGCCTTGGTGACCACCAGGGTATTCACGCCAGGCCGAGGCCTTTTGAGTGCAGCCAGTGTGGGAAGGCTTTCCTTAGACTGTCCCAACTTGTTGGTCACCAGAAAATCCACACAGGAGAAAGGCCTTATGGTTGCAGTGAATGTGGAAAATTTTTTAGGAATCGCTCTACGCTCATTAGACAtcagagagttcacactggagagagGCCATATGAGTGCcttgaatgtgggaaagcctttaccCGCAAACATAAACTTGTTGAGCATCAGAAAATCCACAGCGGTGAAAAGCCTTATGAATGCagagaatgtgggaaagccttcagccGCAAAGACAAAGTTGTTGAACACCAGAAAATCCACACCGGAGAGCGACCTTATAAGTGCAGcgaatgtgggaaagctttcagcCGCAAACATAAACTTGTTGAGCACCAGAAAATCCACACTGGAATAAGGGCTTATGAGTGCAGAGAATGTGGCAAATTCTTTATGGACAGCTCCTCGCTCATTATTCATCAGAGAGTCCACACTGGAGAGAGGCCTTATGAGTGTGGTAAATGTGGGAAGTTCTTTAGGTACCGCTTCACACTCCTTAGACACCAGAGAACTCACACTAGAGAAAGGCCTGATGCGTGCAGCAACGTAGGAAATCCTTTAGTTGCAACTCCAAACTCATTAGACGTCAGACAAATCACAGCAGAGAAAGGCCTTATTAGTGCAGCTAATGTGGGAAATTTTTGTGTTACAACTCCAGTCTCATTACACAACAGAGAGTTCACACTGATGTGAGTCCTTATGAGAACTGCGAATGTGCGGACATCTCTACCTACATCTCTGGCCTTGTTAAACATTGGCAGATTTCCAACAATGGAGAAATGCCTTATGAGTGCAATGAATGTGGGAGAATCTGTTAATTTGATTTATGTCATTATAaactaatttgcatttctttaatttttatgttcttgGAATCCTGCAGTATACTGTTATGTGACTgcttttccttacatttttacataaaaggAATCCCAAAGTATATCCTTGTGTGGCTGTTTAGAGATTTATCCCTATTGcattcattcctctttattgctgagtcatagtCCATTGGGCGTATGTGCCACAGTGTGTTTATCTATTAATGGACATGTAGGTTGCTTCCAGTGATTCCAATTACCAAAAGAACTGGGAACATTCATATATAAGTAAATACCTGAGAGTGGAGTGTTGATCATTGatgaatgtttaactttttacGAATTGGCCaaactgatttccttttttttttttttttaatttttttttttaatgtttttatttatttttgcgacagagagagacagaacatgagcaggggagggccagagagagagggagacacagaatcggaagcaggctccaggctctgagctgtcagcacagagcctgacacggggctcgaactcacggaccgtgagatcatgacctgagccaaagtcggacgctcaaccgacgagccacccaggcgccccaaactgatTTCCAATATGAGAGAGattgcaagcgggggaggggcagagagagagagagggagagagaatcccaagcaggctccacactgtcagtgcagagccagacatgggacccaatctcacaaaacgtgagatcatgacctgagtcaaacgaaatcaagagttggacacttaacagactaagtcacccaggtgcccctatagttaTTTCGAGTTGAAATCCTCATTAACTTCTATGACTCTACtgttgtcctttttatttttgaataaaatttatatgcataCCTTATAACTTTTAATCAattctaaaaaatacttttaagtggTTTATATCGTAAATTTTATAATGGATTTATAATGGATTTACTTTTTTGGTTCCTAAAATCCTTCCTCTATGATCCACTGGGGGAATATCTGTCCAGTCATATGCTGAGGATAAGATTGAGTTCAGGCCTTAATTTTTGCCCCTTGAGTACGGTTGAAGCTGGCAAGAATAAATCCCTCACAAACCAACACTTTTGGTAACAACATTCACTTCCATCTTCTACTTCCAGGCAGAACTTTCTCtgttcaattaaaatttttttaatgtttatttttgagagacagagtatgagcagcagagggtcagagagagaaggaaacacagaatctgaagcaggctccaggctctgaactgtcagcacaaagcccaatgcggggttcaaactcaagaaccatgagatcataacctgagtcgaagttggacgcttaactgactgagccacccaggtgcccctctctgttcaattaaaacatttttttaaaattccagtgtagttaacatacagtgttagtttcagggggacaatatagcaattcaacaaCTCAGGCAGAAGTTACtcttaactttaaatatttggagactaatgaatataaatgcagaactcctcaacaaaatgctagcaaaccaaattcagcagcaccttaaaagaattatacatta
The Lynx canadensis isolate LIC74 chromosome E2, mLynCan4.pri.v2, whole genome shotgun sequence genome window above contains:
- the LOC115502285 gene encoding zinc finger protein 547-like: MEHCPFVTTNGGFVVFTDVAVRFSQEEWGLLDEAQRRLYHSVMLETFALLSSLGCWHGARDEEAPSGHSVSVGASQVRTPKPGPSVQEAQPCETCSSLLKDLLRLAEQDGIHPEQGLYACGGECCQHQKHQIRAELSRSDEGRSSFVKNCRGHMAETTFMCSEDGKDFPASSGLLQQQVPQLVGRPHWGTAGGEDFQNEQNYYKCTQCGKIFSHKHILVDHEKIHTGEKRHEYRECGKAFLRKSHLHQHQKGHDEGQFYENPKCGGCLTRIPGLGDHQGIHARPRPFECSQCGKAFLRLSQLVGHQKIHTGERPYGCSECGKFFRNRSTLIRHQRVHTGERPYECLECGKAFTRKHKLVEHQKIHSGEKPYECRECGKAFSRKDKVVEHQKIHTGERPYKCSECGKAFSRKHKLVEHQKIHTGIRAYECRECGKFFMDSSSLIIHQRVHTGERPYECGKCGKFFRYRFTLLRHQRTHTRERPDACSNVGNPLVATPNSLDVRQITAEKGLISAANVGNFCVTTPVSLHNREFTLM